In Brucella melitensis bv. 1 str. 16M, a genomic segment contains:
- a CDS encoding amino acid ABC transporter ATP-binding protein — protein sequence MHLSAKKTSSAVAMRAVSKWYGQFQVLKDIDFDVARGERVVICGPSGSGKSTLIRCINRLEPYQDGQIIVDGIALTDEAKSVDEVRREVGMVFQHFNLFPHLTILENCTLAPMSVRGMSRKAATEIAMNYLSRVRIADHSHKYPSQISGGQQQRAAIARALCMNPKIMLFDEPTSALDPEMVSEVLDTMVSLAEEGMTMICVTHEMGFARRVADRVIFMDQGNIIESAEPSIFFDAPKHERTRLFLSQILH from the coding sequence ATGCATCTGTCGGCTAAGAAGACCTCCAGTGCCGTCGCCATGCGCGCGGTCAGCAAATGGTACGGGCAATTTCAGGTTCTCAAGGACATTGATTTCGATGTCGCCAGAGGCGAACGGGTGGTGATTTGCGGTCCATCGGGATCGGGAAAATCCACCCTGATCCGCTGCATCAACCGGCTGGAGCCTTATCAGGACGGCCAGATTATCGTCGATGGCATCGCACTCACAGATGAGGCGAAATCGGTGGACGAGGTGCGGCGCGAAGTGGGCATGGTGTTCCAGCATTTCAATCTCTTTCCCCATCTGACCATTCTGGAAAACTGTACGCTCGCCCCCATGTCGGTGCGCGGCATGAGCCGCAAGGCCGCGACCGAGATCGCCATGAATTATCTGTCCCGCGTCAGGATCGCGGATCACAGTCACAAATATCCGTCGCAGATCTCCGGCGGGCAGCAGCAGCGCGCAGCCATTGCCCGCGCGCTCTGCATGAACCCGAAAATCATGCTTTTCGACGAGCCAACCTCGGCCCTCGACCCGGAAATGGTATCGGAGGTGCTGGACACCATGGTCAGCCTTGCTGAAGAGGGGATGACCATGATCTGCGTGACCCATGAAATGGGCTTTGCGCGCCGGGTCGCCGACCGCGTCATCTTCATGGATCAGGGCAACATCATTGAAAGCGCGGAACCATCCATATTCTTCGACGCGCCGAAACATGAACGGACCCGGCTCTTTCTCAGCCAGATATTGCATTAG
- a CDS encoding aspartate ammonia-lyase: MTTLENIHPLTRREQDSLGERDIPMDAYFGIQTLRAVENFSLSDVALNHIPALVRALAMVKKAAATANYKLRQLPEPKYAAIVAACDNIIDGLLMEQFVVDVFQGGAGTSSNMNANEVIANRALEHLGRPRGDYQTIHPNDDVNMSQSTNDVYPTAVRLALLLSQNQVQTALHRLIAAFEAKGREFATVIKIGRTQLQDAVPITLGQEFEAFAATLREDTARLEEVAALFREVNLDGTAIGTRINASHAYAEQAIAELSQISGIELKAAGNLVEASWDTGAFVTFSGILRRIAVKLSKIANDLRLLSSGPRSGLGEIRLPAVQPGSSIMPGKVNPVIPESVNQVCYQVIGNDLTVTMAAESGQLQLNAFEPLIVYNILSSMRLLGRAMTNLAERCVDGIEANVERCRAGAEESISLATALVPVVGYARAAEIAKQALASGQTVMEVAISKGLDASALTIMLDPLRMAFPPETHDKEAHHASVG; encoded by the coding sequence ATGACAACCCTGGAAAATATTCATCCCCTGACACGGCGCGAGCAGGATTCCCTTGGGGAGCGCGATATTCCCATGGATGCCTATTTCGGCATCCAGACCCTACGGGCAGTTGAAAACTTCTCGCTTTCCGATGTTGCGCTGAACCATATTCCTGCCCTCGTTCGCGCCCTTGCAATGGTCAAGAAAGCGGCTGCCACCGCCAATTACAAGCTGCGGCAGCTGCCGGAGCCCAAATATGCGGCCATCGTCGCCGCCTGCGACAACATCATTGACGGGCTTTTGATGGAGCAATTCGTCGTGGATGTGTTTCAGGGCGGCGCGGGCACCTCAAGCAATATGAACGCAAATGAGGTTATCGCAAACCGCGCCCTTGAACATCTGGGGCGGCCGCGAGGCGACTACCAGACGATCCATCCCAATGATGACGTCAACATGTCGCAGTCCACCAATGATGTGTATCCAACCGCGGTAAGGCTGGCGCTTCTTCTCAGCCAGAACCAGGTTCAGACGGCGCTGCACCGGCTGATTGCCGCCTTTGAAGCAAAGGGGCGGGAATTCGCGACGGTCATCAAGATCGGGCGCACACAGTTGCAGGATGCGGTTCCGATCACTCTTGGACAGGAGTTCGAGGCATTTGCCGCAACGTTGCGGGAGGACACAGCCCGGCTGGAGGAGGTTGCCGCGCTTTTCCGCGAAGTAAACCTCGATGGAACCGCTATCGGCACGCGCATCAACGCCTCGCACGCCTATGCCGAACAGGCCATCGCGGAACTTTCGCAGATTTCCGGTATCGAACTGAAAGCCGCCGGCAATCTCGTGGAAGCGAGCTGGGATACCGGTGCGTTCGTCACCTTTTCCGGGATATTGCGCCGGATCGCAGTCAAGCTTTCCAAGATCGCCAACGATCTGCGGCTACTCTCAAGCGGGCCGCGAAGCGGCCTTGGTGAAATCCGCCTGCCTGCGGTTCAGCCGGGATCGTCGATCATGCCGGGAAAGGTCAATCCGGTCATACCGGAATCGGTCAATCAGGTCTGCTATCAGGTGATCGGCAATGACCTAACTGTAACCATGGCAGCCGAAAGCGGGCAATTGCAGCTCAACGCGTTCGAGCCGCTGATCGTCTACAATATCCTCAGTTCCATGCGACTGCTCGGCCGCGCCATGACCAATCTGGCCGAACGTTGCGTCGACGGAATCGAAGCCAATGTGGAACGCTGTCGCGCAGGCGCGGAGGAAAGCATTTCGCTTGCAACCGCCCTCGTCCCGGTCGTGGGCTATGCCAGGGCGGCAGAGATCGCCAAGCAGGCGCTTGCCTCAGGGCAGACCGTCATGGAAGTGGCGATTTCCAAGGGGCTGGACGCATCTGCGCTCACGATAATGCTTGACCCCTTGAGAATGGCATTCCCGCCGGAAACGCACGACAAGGAGGCACATCATGCATCTGTCGGCTAA
- a CDS encoding agmatinase, translating to MTDKLTSAPKHGHTSMLYSKVHTDLDTLDAHIAFLGIPYGSAYTIDEVTNDQTRAPTAVRQATDRAVRNLDRYDFDVDGPLYDGRAIKAVDCGDVVGDPKDPGAHYRNAEAAVRKILAAGVLPLIIGGDHGIPIPVLRAYDDQGPITLIQIDAHLDWRDHINGVHDGLSSPIRRASEMAHVKDIFQIGIRAQGTARPEEYEAARAYGSNIITAYELHDVGMDAILDRIPDGGRYYITIDADGIDPSVMPAVAGPAFGGVTYAQTRKLLHGLVKKGRVVGMDIVEITPSKDVNQLTAIAAGRFFVNLIGAAVRADYFGTKAELETAAGKTMKPAHAAA from the coding sequence ATGACCGACAAGCTTACCTCCGCGCCAAAGCATGGACATACGAGCATGCTTTATTCCAAGGTTCACACGGATCTCGACACGCTCGACGCCCACATCGCCTTTCTTGGTATTCCTTACGGCTCTGCCTATACGATCGATGAAGTCACCAACGACCAGACGCGGGCGCCGACAGCAGTGCGCCAGGCGACCGACCGTGCCGTCCGCAACCTCGACCGGTATGACTTCGACGTCGATGGCCCTCTCTACGATGGCCGTGCCATCAAGGCGGTCGATTGCGGCGATGTGGTGGGCGACCCCAAGGACCCTGGCGCACATTACCGCAATGCGGAAGCAGCCGTTCGCAAGATTCTCGCCGCCGGCGTCCTGCCCCTCATCATCGGGGGCGATCACGGCATCCCGATCCCGGTCCTGCGCGCCTATGACGATCAGGGGCCGATCACCCTGATCCAGATCGACGCCCATCTGGACTGGCGTGATCACATCAATGGTGTGCATGACGGCCTTTCAAGCCCGATCCGCCGCGCTTCGGAAATGGCGCATGTCAAGGATATCTTCCAGATCGGCATCCGCGCCCAGGGCACGGCACGCCCCGAAGAATACGAGGCCGCGAGAGCTTACGGCTCCAATATCATCACAGCTTACGAATTGCATGATGTCGGCATGGACGCCATTCTCGATCGTATTCCCGATGGCGGGCGCTATTACATCACCATCGATGCCGACGGGATCGATCCTTCCGTCATGCCTGCGGTGGCTGGTCCCGCCTTTGGCGGTGTGACCTATGCCCAGACGCGCAAACTCCTGCATGGCCTTGTCAAGAAGGGGCGCGTCGTCGGCATGGATATCGTGGAGATTACGCCTTCCAAGGATGTAAACCAGCTTACCGCGATCGCCGCCGGACGTTTCTTCGTCAACCTGATTGGTGCTGCCGTGCGCGCCGACTATTTCGGCACGAAAGCAGAGCTTGAAACGGCCGCTGGCAAAACCATGAAACCGGCCCACGCCGCAGCCTGA
- a CDS encoding amino acid ABC transporter ATP-binding protein translates to MTSPLLRISNLAKSFGNVTALRDISFDVSAGEVVCIIGPSGCGKSTLLRCINHLTAPDGGFVEVGGEYIGRERKPDGTVRMQSHHEIDLMRPKMGFVFQQFNLWPHLSVLENIVKGPIKVQKRPRAEAEAQALALLQRFGLRDKAHMFPAGLSGGQKQRVAIARALAMGPELMLFDEPTSALDPEIVKEVLLFLRELADSGVTMVIVTHEIGFARHVADRIVFLDKGVVTETGPSEDVLSNPANPRLREFLSQISSNHSHAGGAFSPAATH, encoded by the coding sequence ATGACCAGCCCCCTGCTCAGGATTTCCAATCTGGCCAAAAGCTTTGGCAATGTGACTGCCCTTCGCGATATCAGCTTCGATGTATCAGCGGGTGAAGTGGTCTGCATCATCGGCCCCAGCGGCTGTGGCAAGAGCACGCTATTGCGCTGCATCAATCATCTCACCGCACCTGACGGGGGCTTCGTCGAAGTTGGCGGCGAATATATCGGCCGCGAACGCAAGCCTGACGGAACGGTGCGCATGCAGTCGCATCATGAAATCGACCTCATGCGCCCGAAAATGGGTTTCGTGTTCCAGCAGTTTAATCTGTGGCCCCATTTGAGCGTTCTGGAAAACATCGTGAAAGGCCCGATCAAGGTGCAGAAACGCCCCCGGGCGGAAGCGGAAGCACAGGCGCTCGCCCTGTTGCAGCGTTTCGGCCTGCGCGACAAGGCCCATATGTTTCCCGCCGGGCTTTCGGGCGGGCAGAAGCAGCGCGTCGCCATTGCACGCGCGCTTGCCATGGGGCCGGAGCTGATGCTTTTCGATGAGCCGACATCCGCGCTCGATCCCGAGATCGTCAAGGAAGTGCTGCTTTTCCTGCGTGAGCTTGCCGATTCCGGCGTCACGATGGTGATCGTCACGCATGAAATCGGCTTTGCGCGCCACGTCGCAGACCGGATCGTCTTTCTGGACAAGGGCGTCGTCACCGAAACCGGCCCTTCCGAGGACGTGCTTTCCAACCCCGCCAATCCGCGCCTGCGGGAGTTTCTCTCGCAGATTTCATCCAATCATTCCCATGCAGGCGGCGCGTTTTCGCCCGCTGCAACGCATTAG